A single genomic interval of Spinacia oleracea cultivar Varoflay chromosome 6, BTI_SOV_V1, whole genome shotgun sequence harbors:
- the LOC110776861 gene encoding cation/H(+) antiporter 3 isoform X2, translated as MLGFALSIFIISVKTDFSIILKTGRKPVVIGLLVPFVTGFVSLTVAIWYQVDEELRRVRELSASASVISLSTFPVIAVLLSDLKLLNSELGRLALSCGIVGEMAGLCHTLILKRIFTTVSLLQKRETAGVVFFVTRRVIGLAVFFLCVIYFLRPWMKSIIKQTPKGKPVKATYLILVFLLMLIGGIISDTGGEFVIVGCWVVGAVVPDGPPLGSAIVSKFDTLVSGILVPFFITMSAMRANVFKANFHDKTIHGELLITLSGFSTKILVCLVCGKYYDMGISDTLALAAIMSSKGLVDIGILNMLFDSEMIRESTCAYLMIVTIVTAIVVPITVKCLYQPLRKYVGYEKRDIVSCNPEAHLRVLCCISRPDDVPAVIHLLALSNQSANHIILDVLHLIKLAGRAQPIFVSHDLQEGNASENMSFSEDMISSFKSLIQRASMDNDLFVHLYTTVTPHKAMHDDICTLALNNSASLIILPFHRKLSSLDGSVDFEDHGQRVLNNSILERAPCSVGVFINKGTLKIPTTHSSNLTSIVVQSPTESPGQNDFSAAVIFIGGADDQEAVAYAKRIASGTKVWVLVIRLIVAQDERELSVLDSTTLSDIQEYKNIKPQFNYSEQMVHDGSQTAKMLRSIAQDFDLMIVGRSHDLNSPQLSGLQQWSEVRELGILGDILAAPDFPGRTSVLVIQRQKQWSSKGYKYS; from the exons ATGTTGGGTTTCGCTCTTTCTATATTCATAATCTCTGTTAAAACAGATTTCAGCATCATCCTGAAAACTGGGAGAAAACCTGTTGTAATCGGACTACTAGTTCCCTTTGTCACAGGCTTTGTAAGCTTAACAGTTGCAATTTGGTATCAAGTAGATGAGGAACTAAGACGAGTTCGTGAACTTTCAGCCAGCGCATCAGTAATATCATTGTCTACATTTCCTGTGATTGCTGTTCTTCTTAGTGACTTGAAACTTCTTAACTCAGAACTTGGTAGATTAGCATTGTCTTGTGGGATTGTTGGAGAGATGGCAGGGCTTTGTCACACATTAATATTGAAACGGATATTTACTACAGTTTCACTTCTTCAAAAAAGGGAGACAGCAGGAGTTGTATTCTTTGTTACACGTCGTGTTATTGGACTTGCTGTGTTCTTCCTCTGTGTAATATACTTTCTCAGACCATGGAtgaaaagcataataaaacagACACCAAAAGGGAAACCAGTCAAGGCTACTTACCTTATTCTTGTATTTTTGTTGATGTTGATAGGAGGCATCATATCAGATACCGGTGGTGAGTTTGTAATAGTTGGTTGTTGGGTGGTGGGAGCTGTAGTACCTGATGGACCACCTTTAGGATCAGCTATTGTCAGTAAATTCGACACCTTAGTCTCCGGGATTCTTGTTCCTTTTTTCATAACCATGTCGGCCATGAGGGCTAATGTGTTCAAAGCTAATTTTCATGACAAGACCATCCATGGTGAACTCCTCATCACTCTGTCTGGTTTCTCTACAAAGATCCTTGTTTGCCTTGTGTGTGGAAAATACTATGATATGGGAATCTCAGATACTTTGGCTCTTGCTGCCATTATGTCATCCAAAGGCCTTGTTGATATTGGGATCTTAAACATGTTATTTGATTCTGAG ATGATTAGAGAGTCGACTTGTGCATATTTGATGATTGTTACAATTGTTACTGCAATTGTAGTACCGATCACAGTAAAGTGCCTTTATCAACCTCTAAGGAAGTATGTAGGATATGAGAAGAGAGATATAGTGAGTTGCAACCCAGAAGCTCATCTGCGAGTACTTTGTTGCATATCTAGACCAGATGATGTACCTGCAGTGATCCATCTGCTAGCTCTTTCAAATCAATCAGCAAACCATATAATATTGGATGTTCTACACCTTATAAAGCTAGCAGGAAGAGCACAACCCATATTCGTATCTCATGATTTGCAGGAAGGAAATGCATCAGAAAACATGTCATTCTCAGAAGATATGATCTCCTCTTTTAAGTCATTGATTCAAAGAGCTAGCATGGACAATGACCTGTTTGTACACTTGTACACAACAGTGACACCACATAAGGCAATGCATGATGATATATGCACTCTTGCCCTTAACAATTCAGCATCACTTATCATCTTACCTTTCCACAGAAAGTTAAGTAGTTTGGATGGATCTGTTGATTTTGAAGATCATGGACAGAGAGTCCTAAACAACAGCATCCTCGAGCGAGCCCCGTGTTCTGTTGGAGTCTTTATCAACAAAGGAACATTAAAAATCCCCACAACTCATTCCTCAAACTTGACATCAATAGTAGTGCAATCCCCAACTGAGTCTCCTGGACAAAATGACTTCTCAGCAGCAGTTATTTTCATAGGAGGAGCAGATGATCAAGAAGCAgtagcatatgccaaacggatTGCTTCAGGAACAAAGGTATGGGTGCTTGTTATCCGACTTATTGTTGCTCAAGATGAACGTGAACTTAGTGTGCTTGATTCCACAACACTATCAGATATCCAAGAATACAAAAACATAAAACCACAATTTAATTACTCAGAACAAATGGTCCATGATGGTTCACAAACAGCAAAAATGTTAAGGTCAATTGCACAAGACTTTGACCTTATGATTGTAGGAAGATCACACGATTTAAATAGTCCTCAACTTTCTGGTTTACAACAATGGAGTGAAGTAAGGGAACTTGGTATCCTTGGAGATATCTTAGCAGCACCAGATTTTCCTGGCAGGACATCAGTTTTGGTTATACAACGCCAAAAACAATGGTCGTCAAAAGGCTACAAGTATAGTTGA
- the LOC110776861 gene encoding cation/H(+) antiporter 3 isoform X1 encodes MNKTSREPTCLRIPPWYHRQHLVEFPSVILQLQMFVVYCLTQLIHHTSCKHFGLPPLVSQLIAGVVLSPEIWSRSIQPLKAGHEIIFPVASEEVWKTIAMLGFALSIFIISVKTDFSIILKTGRKPVVIGLLVPFVTGFVSLTVAIWYQVDEELRRVRELSASASVISLSTFPVIAVLLSDLKLLNSELGRLALSCGIVGEMAGLCHTLILKRIFTTVSLLQKRETAGVVFFVTRRVIGLAVFFLCVIYFLRPWMKSIIKQTPKGKPVKATYLILVFLLMLIGGIISDTGGEFVIVGCWVVGAVVPDGPPLGSAIVSKFDTLVSGILVPFFITMSAMRANVFKANFHDKTIHGELLITLSGFSTKILVCLVCGKYYDMGISDTLALAAIMSSKGLVDIGILNMLFDSEMIRESTCAYLMIVTIVTAIVVPITVKCLYQPLRKYVGYEKRDIVSCNPEAHLRVLCCISRPDDVPAVIHLLALSNQSANHIILDVLHLIKLAGRAQPIFVSHDLQEGNASENMSFSEDMISSFKSLIQRASMDNDLFVHLYTTVTPHKAMHDDICTLALNNSASLIILPFHRKLSSLDGSVDFEDHGQRVLNNSILERAPCSVGVFINKGTLKIPTTHSSNLTSIVVQSPTESPGQNDFSAAVIFIGGADDQEAVAYAKRIASGTKVWVLVIRLIVAQDERELSVLDSTTLSDIQEYKNIKPQFNYSEQMVHDGSQTAKMLRSIAQDFDLMIVGRSHDLNSPQLSGLQQWSEVRELGILGDILAAPDFPGRTSVLVIQRQKQWSSKGYKYS; translated from the exons ATGAATAAAACATCGAGGGAACCGACTTGTCTAAGAATACCACCATGGTACCACAGGCAACATTTGGTGGAATTCCCTTCAGTTATATTGCAACTTCAAATGTTTGTTGTCTACTGTCTAACTCAACTCATTCATCACACTTCCTGCAAGCATTTTGGCCTCCCTCCTCTTGTTTCCCAATTAATA GCGGGTGTGGTCCTGAGTCCAGAAATATGGAGTAGAAGTATCCAGCCACTCAAGGCAGGTCATGAAATAATATTTCCAGTGGCAAGTGAAGAAGTATGGAAGACTATAGCTATGTTGGGTTTCGCTCTTTCTATATTCATAATCTCTGTTAAAACAGATTTCAGCATCATCCTGAAAACTGGGAGAAAACCTGTTGTAATCGGACTACTAGTTCCCTTTGTCACAGGCTTTGTAAGCTTAACAGTTGCAATTTGGTATCAAGTAGATGAGGAACTAAGACGAGTTCGTGAACTTTCAGCCAGCGCATCAGTAATATCATTGTCTACATTTCCTGTGATTGCTGTTCTTCTTAGTGACTTGAAACTTCTTAACTCAGAACTTGGTAGATTAGCATTGTCTTGTGGGATTGTTGGAGAGATGGCAGGGCTTTGTCACACATTAATATTGAAACGGATATTTACTACAGTTTCACTTCTTCAAAAAAGGGAGACAGCAGGAGTTGTATTCTTTGTTACACGTCGTGTTATTGGACTTGCTGTGTTCTTCCTCTGTGTAATATACTTTCTCAGACCATGGAtgaaaagcataataaaacagACACCAAAAGGGAAACCAGTCAAGGCTACTTACCTTATTCTTGTATTTTTGTTGATGTTGATAGGAGGCATCATATCAGATACCGGTGGTGAGTTTGTAATAGTTGGTTGTTGGGTGGTGGGAGCTGTAGTACCTGATGGACCACCTTTAGGATCAGCTATTGTCAGTAAATTCGACACCTTAGTCTCCGGGATTCTTGTTCCTTTTTTCATAACCATGTCGGCCATGAGGGCTAATGTGTTCAAAGCTAATTTTCATGACAAGACCATCCATGGTGAACTCCTCATCACTCTGTCTGGTTTCTCTACAAAGATCCTTGTTTGCCTTGTGTGTGGAAAATACTATGATATGGGAATCTCAGATACTTTGGCTCTTGCTGCCATTATGTCATCCAAAGGCCTTGTTGATATTGGGATCTTAAACATGTTATTTGATTCTGAG ATGATTAGAGAGTCGACTTGTGCATATTTGATGATTGTTACAATTGTTACTGCAATTGTAGTACCGATCACAGTAAAGTGCCTTTATCAACCTCTAAGGAAGTATGTAGGATATGAGAAGAGAGATATAGTGAGTTGCAACCCAGAAGCTCATCTGCGAGTACTTTGTTGCATATCTAGACCAGATGATGTACCTGCAGTGATCCATCTGCTAGCTCTTTCAAATCAATCAGCAAACCATATAATATTGGATGTTCTACACCTTATAAAGCTAGCAGGAAGAGCACAACCCATATTCGTATCTCATGATTTGCAGGAAGGAAATGCATCAGAAAACATGTCATTCTCAGAAGATATGATCTCCTCTTTTAAGTCATTGATTCAAAGAGCTAGCATGGACAATGACCTGTTTGTACACTTGTACACAACAGTGACACCACATAAGGCAATGCATGATGATATATGCACTCTTGCCCTTAACAATTCAGCATCACTTATCATCTTACCTTTCCACAGAAAGTTAAGTAGTTTGGATGGATCTGTTGATTTTGAAGATCATGGACAGAGAGTCCTAAACAACAGCATCCTCGAGCGAGCCCCGTGTTCTGTTGGAGTCTTTATCAACAAAGGAACATTAAAAATCCCCACAACTCATTCCTCAAACTTGACATCAATAGTAGTGCAATCCCCAACTGAGTCTCCTGGACAAAATGACTTCTCAGCAGCAGTTATTTTCATAGGAGGAGCAGATGATCAAGAAGCAgtagcatatgccaaacggatTGCTTCAGGAACAAAGGTATGGGTGCTTGTTATCCGACTTATTGTTGCTCAAGATGAACGTGAACTTAGTGTGCTTGATTCCACAACACTATCAGATATCCAAGAATACAAAAACATAAAACCACAATTTAATTACTCAGAACAAATGGTCCATGATGGTTCACAAACAGCAAAAATGTTAAGGTCAATTGCACAAGACTTTGACCTTATGATTGTAGGAAGATCACACGATTTAAATAGTCCTCAACTTTCTGGTTTACAACAATGGAGTGAAGTAAGGGAACTTGGTATCCTTGGAGATATCTTAGCAGCACCAGATTTTCCTGGCAGGACATCAGTTTTGGTTATACAACGCCAAAAACAATGGTCGTCAAAAGGCTACAAGTATAGTTGA